The region GTTCGGGATTAATGAGTTCAAACTAAAGAATGGTTTTAAAGAGCTATTCGGGGATGGGTTATTTCACTATGCATCCAAACTCAGGATGAAAGAAGCCCTTTATTTACTTAAAAATTCAGAATTATCTATCAAAGAAATTGCCTATCATTTAGGCTACGGATCACCGTCTTCTTTTAGTGTCGCTTTTAAAAATGAAGTTGGAGTAGGACCCAGCTATTACCGCAGGAACTAATTTATTTCTTAGGCAGTCTTATCTTTTCATAAAGTTTTTCAGCTCAGTTGGTGTATGTCCGAAATGCTTTTTAAAAGCTGTGGAAAAATGTCTTGGATTTTTATAACCTACAGTCAGTGCTATTTCATTTATGTGAAGCGATTCTTCCAGAATCAGTTTCTTTGCATTTTGCATTTTAAGGCTGCTCCAATAGTTGAAAACAGTAGTGTTAAAAACCTCTTTGAATCCTTTCTTCAGTGCATATTCATTTGTCCCAAATCTGTGAGCAAGGTCTATAAGCGAATGAGTCTCTGCAATATGCTGTTCGATAAAATCTCGTATAGCATACATTTTTTCACAATCAGATTTAGAAAGACTAATCTGATCATTTGGTGCATTAATCTGTTCCAGCTGTAAAAGCAAAAGTTCAATAGTTCTGGCTTCCAGAAACATTTTTTTATAGATTCCGGTGCGTTTGCAGTTTAGTATTTCCCGTATGGTATGATGCATTTCCGGAGTTATCATAAAATGCTGTGGCAGCATAAGCTGCATATTTCCTTTATCCATCATTGTTCTGAAACGTTCAAATAATGTTGAATCGTCCGGAAGATACTTTTTGAAGAATGAAGGTAAAAAGTTTATTTCAAAGATCTGAATATTACCCTTGTCCCATAAGAAATGGCCTTTCATCTGATTGGCATACATAATATTATGATGGTAAGGTGAAAAGCTGATGTCTTCACTTTCTCCCTTTATAGACGCTGTACTATTTCCCTGCAGTGCAAAATGAAGCTCTACACTTTCTGTCTCCGCTTCAAAGCGTATAAGAGCTGGCTGTCGCAGTTGAAGATCTCCATATCCAATATGTATTCCGTCAAAGGAAATTTCTCGATATGACCCGTGGATAAATGAATGATTTAAATAGCTTATATTTTCACTCAGTGTTGTTCCTGTGGTATTAAAATCCTTTTTTATGGAGAGGTCTGGTAAATCTCTATGGTGAAGTTGTGTTCTCATATTATCTGCAATTCTGGTGTAAAACTCCTTTTTGCGGAGTTTTTACTCCGTATTTGAAACATCCTGCAAAAAGGAAAACTTTAGTTTTGCAAAGTTATTTATAATTAATCTAAATAAAAACAGATTATAAAAGATTATTATCATAATCTCAGTTAGGGATAAGGAAGTTCTTCATATCAGATGGTCAGTCTGAGTGATTTTGGAGACAAAATAGTTTCAAAGACCAGGCTGAGAAGTAAAATTGACAATGTTTAGACCTTTTTTCTTACAGAAAAGCTCAGCATGACATCAATTTTATTATTCAAAATTTTGGAATAGCTGAAAAAGAAAACTCGTGTTTTCTGAAACAAAATCAATAAAAACAGAATATATAACTCCGATTTTTTAACATAATTAAAAAATGTACAATGAAGAGACAAGAGTTCAAAACGATTAGAGAACAACTAAGGGTAAGCAGAAAGGAGTATATCACACCGCACTACATAAGAGTTTTTCTTACGGGTGATAATATAAATGCATTTACAAATACCACTATTGGTGTCAATAACAAAATCCTGATTCCACCAAAAGGACTTCAGGAAATTCATTTTCCGGAATACGATTACGAAGCCATGAAATGGAAACCTCAGCCAGATAATATCCGTCCCTCTATCCGTACTTATACCCACAGAGGAATTGATACAGAAAACCAGGAAATCTGGATAGATTTTGTGGCACATGGTGACGAAGGTCCGGCATCTGCGTGGGCAGCAAAAGCGGAAAAAGGAGATGTGCTGGGAGTTTTAATGCATGATGGTAAAACAGAATTATATGCTGAGGCCGATTGGTATCTTTTGGCAGGAGATGCAACTGCAATACCAGTACTGAGTACTATTCTGGAAGATCTTCCAAAAACAGCAAAAGGAGTTTGTATTATTGAAGTCCACGGAAAGGAAGACGAACACAATATAAATACCCGTGCAGATATAGAATTTATCTGGATATATAACAAAAATCCACAGAAAGGAAGCATATTACCGGAGATTGTAAAGCAACAGGACTTTCAGGAGGGAAAACATTTCGGCTATGTAGCCGCTGAATTTAGTTCAGTAAAAGAAATAAGGAGATACCTGCGGAAAGAACGACAATGGAAACAACAACAGCTTTATGCCTATTCCTACTGGAAATCCGGAGTTGCCGAAGATAAAAGTGCAATAGAAAGACATCAGGAAAAAGATTCAATTCAGTAAGGTCATGAATCAGCAAAAGTCTATTATATTGCATTCCAAGCTGCCCTCAGTAATGTGGCAGATGTCCTGGCCAGCAGTAATCGCTATGGTATTATATGGCCTCAATAATTTCCTCGACGGTATTTTTGTAGGACACCTTATCAGCAATACAGCATTAGCCGCTGTAGGGATAGCCTATCCACTTTCACAGTTTGCTCAGGGATTTGGTACTCTTATCGGCACCGGAATAGGATCAGCGATCAGTATCTGGATAGGAGCCGGAGATCAGGATAGATTGAATAAATCTTTGGGAACAGTCAATTTTCTAACTATTTTATTCTCTGTATTGGTAACTATTCCCTGTTACATTTTCGCCAAAGATCTGGTGTATATGATGGGCGGCAGAGGCGAGATAGGAATACTGGCAACTGAATACTTTAAAGCTACTATTTTAGGAACATTTTTTTGGATCTACGGATTGGCTCTTAATATGATTATCCGTGCTGAAGGACGCATGAAAACCGCTGCATGGATGATTGCCGTTGGTCTGGTAGTAGACGTTATACTGAAACCTGTTTTTATAGATACATTGGGTTGGGGTGTAGCCGGAGCGGCATGGGCAACTAATATATCCATGGTTATCTATTCCGTTCTCGGAATCTGGTATTATGCTGGTAAAAGAGCCTCTTTTAGTTCTAAGTTCTGGTCGTGGACACCGGATAAAGCAATCATTAAAGAAACAATGTCTCTGGGAATGCCTGGTTTTATTATGATGGTGATGATTGTGGTTCAGAATATTGTCATCTTCAATGTATTTGCAAAATATGGTACAGACGAAGACATTACCTTCTTTACAGCTGTCAACAGGTTCTATATACTGCTGAATACTCCTTTATGGGGACTTATGCGGGCATTGCAGCCTGTTGCAGGGATGAATTACGGGGCTGGTAAATACAAACGTACAATTTTGTCTTATCGCTTATTTTCACTTACAGGATTGTGCATCCTTATTCCGTTTTGGATTTTTATCATGTTCTTTCCGGCAGATGTATTATCTGTGATGCTTCCATCCGTAAAGCTTACTACCATACAGCTTACAGATTTCAGAATTTATATGAGTGTTCTTCTGGCTTTGCCGTTTACTTTTATGGCACTGGTATGGTTCCCTTCAATAGAAAATGCAAAACCAGCCACGCAGATCAGTCTATTGCGTCAGGTTGTCTTTTATATCCCGGTTTTACTTATTGTTCCGCGTTTCTTCGGGGTTCGAAGCATCTATGTCGCTTGTGCAGGGATCGACTGGCTGGTATTTTTTATAATTCTTTTTGCTGTATACAAAAGTTCAAAA is a window of Elizabethkingia anophelis R26 DNA encoding:
- a CDS encoding MATE family efflux transporter; protein product: MNQQKSIILHSKLPSVMWQMSWPAVIAMVLYGLNNFLDGIFVGHLISNTALAAVGIAYPLSQFAQGFGTLIGTGIGSAISIWIGAGDQDRLNKSLGTVNFLTILFSVLVTIPCYIFAKDLVYMMGGRGEIGILATEYFKATILGTFFWIYGLALNMIIRAEGRMKTAAWMIAVGLVVDVILKPVFIDTLGWGVAGAAWATNISMVIYSVLGIWYYAGKRASFSSKFWSWTPDKAIIKETMSLGMPGFIMMVMIVVQNIVIFNVFAKYGTDEDITFFTAVNRFYILLNTPLWGLMRALQPVAGMNYGAGKYKRTILSYRLFSLTGLCILIPFWIFIMFFPADVLSVMLPSVKLTTIQLTDFRIYMSVLLALPFTFMALVWFPSIENAKPATQISLLRQVVFYIPVLLIVPRFFGVRSIYVACAGIDWLVFFIILFAVYKSSKRLKMNLRVA
- a CDS encoding helix-turn-helix domain-containing protein, which gives rise to MRTQLHHRDLPDLSIKKDFNTTGTTLSENISYLNHSFIHGSYREISFDGIHIGYGDLQLRQPALIRFEAETESVELHFALQGNSTASIKGESEDISFSPYHHNIMYANQMKGHFLWDKGNIQIFEINFLPSFFKKYLPDDSTLFERFRTMMDKGNMQLMLPQHFMITPEMHHTIREILNCKRTGIYKKMFLEARTIELLLLQLEQINAPNDQISLSKSDCEKMYAIRDFIEQHIAETHSLIDLAHRFGTNEYALKKGFKEVFNTTVFNYWSSLKMQNAKKLILEESLHINEIALTVGYKNPRHFSTAFKKHFGHTPTELKNFMKR
- a CDS encoding siderophore-interacting protein, coding for MKRQEFKTIREQLRVSRKEYITPHYIRVFLTGDNINAFTNTTIGVNNKILIPPKGLQEIHFPEYDYEAMKWKPQPDNIRPSIRTYTHRGIDTENQEIWIDFVAHGDEGPASAWAAKAEKGDVLGVLMHDGKTELYAEADWYLLAGDATAIPVLSTILEDLPKTAKGVCIIEVHGKEDEHNINTRADIEFIWIYNKNPQKGSILPEIVKQQDFQEGKHFGYVAAEFSSVKEIRRYLRKERQWKQQQLYAYSYWKSGVAEDKSAIERHQEKDSIQ